A part of Spodoptera frugiperda isolate SF20-4 chromosome 25, AGI-APGP_CSIRO_Sfru_2.0, whole genome shotgun sequence genomic DNA contains:
- the LOC118269110 gene encoding uncharacterized protein LOC118269110 — protein sequence MSRNASQVSSDTRIPDRTTGPRSEDPRKAPFAKERYKPKKSFAESVMKSPRTAELRSAEVPTQPACRTRIVNTASDSAQRVQSRIEHDEEPFVMPPLNIPPPNIVPTSIPPPNIVPTSIAPPNIVPISIPPPNIVPTSIAPPNIVPTSIPPPNIVPTNIAPPNIVPTSIPPPNIVPTSIPPPNIVPTSIPPPNIQPPQTPPRIIPRATIAPTNLSVPTSTLTPNFPSSSIPPINFPSPYFPSTSFPPAISPPNSPRHFTMPPPDLIKRISGYELPSPHLTGHGSVLRPSHDALDRPNDFTSMPEPPQMDGSAWRHVPNSPELLPSPPPSAPSHHIVIYPVAQDRGPMSHDVFFGCSQPYCHYCHKNWVPVGPSGSNSFGPFSDSVWTPQPGEIEALSGNVPPWSPSPPREMFSAATAPPVFAHPHYRPETSQTLHCSPMVPSMANMAMSGSSSFTIVRPPMPPPGFGERPPIRRAPVGSSIDIERQRDEVDSQIRPDELEHTFTDLNPYE from the exons ATGAGCAGGAATGCGAGTCAGGTGTCATCTGACACTCGAATACCTGACCGGACAACTGGACCACGCTCCGAAGACCCCAGAAAAGCCCCATTTGCCAA AGAGAGATACAAACCAAAGAAAAGTTTCGCTGAGTCGGTGATGAAGTCACCAAGAACAGCTGAGTTACGGTCTGCGGAGGTCCCTACCCAACCCGC TTGTAGAACCCGGATCGTTAACACGGCATCGGACTCCGCCCAGCGAGTCCAGAGCCGAATTGAACACGATGAGGAGCCTTTCGTGATGCCACCGTTAAACATTCCACCACCAAATATTGTTCCAACAAGTATCCCACCACCTAATATTGTCCCAACAAGTATCGCACCACCAAATATTGTCCCAATAAGTATCCCACCACCTAATATTGTCCCAACAAGTATCGCACCACCAAATATTGTCCCAACAAGTATCCCACCACCTAATATTGTCCCAACAAATATCGCACCACCAAATATTGTCCCAACAAGTATCCCACCACCAAATATTGTCCCAACAAGTATCCCACCACCAAATATTGTCCCAACAAGTATCCCACCACCTAATATCCAACCACCACAAACTCCGCCCCGCATAATCCCGCGAGCAACTATAGCACCAACTAATTTATCCGTGCCAACCAGCACCCTAACCCCTAACTTCCCTTCATCCAGTATCCCACCCATTAACTTCCCTTCCCCTTATTTCCCTTCAACCAGCTTCCCACCCGCAATCTCACCCCCAAATAGTCCCCGTCACTTTACTATGCCACCACCGGATCTCATCAAACGCATTAGCGG ATACGAGTTACCCTCTCCGCATCTCACGGGCCATGGGTCGGTACTACGGCCGAGCCATGATGCGCTGGACAGACCGAATGATTTCACCTCGATGCCTGAGCCCCCACAGATGGATGGGTCGGCGTGGAGGCATGTTCCTAATTCGCCAGAATTATTGCCCTCACCCCCACCGAGTGCACCGTCCCACCACATCGTGATATACCCAGTTGCACAAGATCGAGGACCGATGAGTCACGATGTGTTTTTTG GGTGCTCCCAACCTTACTGTCATTATTGCCATAAAAACTGGGTTCCCGTTGGTCCCAGCGGCAGCAACTCGTTTGGACCATTCTCTGATAGTGTGTGGACGCCACAGCCGGGGGAG atAGAAGCATTGTCTGGCAATGTTCCACCGTGGTCCCCATCACCGCCTCGCGAG ATGTTCTCGGCTGCCACGGCCCCACCGGTCTTTGCCCATCCACACTACCGCCCAGAAACATCGCAAACCTTACATTGCAGTCCAATGGTGCCCAGTATGGCCAATATGGCCATGTCAGGCTCATCGTCCTTTACAATAGTTAGACCCCCGATGCCACCTCCCGGCTTTGGGGAAAGACCGCCTATTCGCCGTGCCCCGGTCGGAAGCAGTATCGATATAGAGCGCCAGCGCGATGAA GTGGATTCGCAGATCAGACCCGATGAATTGGAACACACGTTTACGGATTTAAACCCTTAcgaataa
- the LOC118266659 gene encoding ATP-dependent DNA helicase Q1-like: MTTIEKLELELKDVDKEISKVNAELAKWKDRQRVLHEKKLSIKNSINKLKTDTLSSVDWAGTTYEWSEDVTRILHDIYKVDAFRPKQLAAINSTLSGQHAIVVMPTGAGKSLCYQLPALVKPGLTVVVSPLISLMEDQIRSLTNRNIPAKLMSNTSTKEETSEALNTLKDKNTKIKLLYVTPERFAKSKRFMSNLQTCYAGGRLQRIAIDEVHCCSQWGHDFRPDYKYLGILTQMFPNTPLLGLTATATASVLTDVQKMLNIPGCLVIKSTFNRPNLFYKILEKPSSQEDCLTILEKLLKGRYRGESGIIYTNSIKDAEDIAGGLRKRGLKVGCYHANLEAAVRSQVHTKWHEKYYQAIVATIAFGMGIDKPDVRFVIHHTISKSMENYYQESGRAGRDGLRAECVTLYRLQDIFKVSTMVFSSVGNLEHLYGMVKYCLNGSLCRRLIIAEHFDENWGTADCNNMCDVCCSSRTNEKSLNVRLYCKTLGSIIENAEKQDVKLTAQKLLDAWFLKGPVNLRHKGKEPSVSRVLGEDIIAFLLIGNYLVEDFHYTAYSTISYIKNGPNMDAVQDDSFELTMPIRRYTSFDLQTPPPDNYQPIVALEQVDKSKAKKRKLDDKSKS, translated from the coding sequence ATGACTACTATAGAAAAACTCGAACTCGAACTGAAAGATGTTGACAAAGAGATATCTAAAGTTAATGCAGAGTTGGCGAAATGGAAGGACCGGCAACGTGTGCTTCATGAGAAGAAACTGTCGATAAAGAATTcgattaataaactaaaaacagaCACACTGTCTAGTGTAGACTGGGCAGGAACGACGTATGAGTGGTCTGAAGATGTTACACGCATATTACATGACATATATAAAGTTGATGCATTCAGACCTAAACAACTGGCAGCAATTAATTCTACTCTGTCAGGACAACACGCTATTGTCGTCATGCCAACAGGCGCAGGGAAAAGCCTGTGCTACCAGTTGCCGGCTTTAGTAAAACCCGGTCTGACTGTTGTAGTCTCGCCACTCATATCCTTAATGGAAGACCAGATAAGATCACTGACCAATAGAAACATTCCAGCTAAACTGATGTCGAATACCAGCACTAAAGAGGAAACATCGGAAGCTCTGAATACATTGAAGGATAAGAACACCAAGATCAAGTTGCTGTATGTTACACCTGAAAGATTTGCTAAAAGTAAAAGGTTCATGTCCAACTTACAGACCTGTTATGCAGGAGGGAGGTTGCAGAGGATAGCCATAGATGAAGTGCACTGCTGTTCCCAATGGGGTCATGACTTTAGACCTGATTACAAATACTTGGGtattttaacacaaatgttTCCAAATACTCCTCTCTTAGGCCTAACAGCCACTGCTACAGCTAGTGTATTAACTGATGTGCAAAAAATGCTTAATATTCCTGGATGTTTAGTAATCAAATCTACTTTTAATAGacctaatttattttacaaaattcttgAAAAACCTTCTTCACAAGAAGACTGCCTTACTATACTTGAAAAATTGTTAAAAGGCAGATATAGAGGTGAAAGTGGAATAATATACACAAATAGTATTAAAGATGCTGAAGACATTGCAGGAGGGCTGCGGAAAAGAGGCCTTAAAGTGGGATGTTATCATGCAAACTTAGAGGCTGCAGTTCGCTCACAAGTGCACACAAAATGGCACGAGAAGTACTATCAAGCTATTGTGGCCACCATTGCTTTTGGAATGGGCATTGACAAACCTGACGTCAGGTTTGTTATACACCACACAATAAGTAAGTCAATGGAAAACTACTACCAGGAAAGTGGCAGAGCTGGCCGTGACGGGCTTAGAGCAGAATGTGTTACTCTGTACAGATTGCAAGATATATTTAAGGTCAGTACCATGGTATTCTCTTCTGTAGGAAACTTAGAACATCTATATGGTATGGTAAAGTACTGCCTTAACGGTTCATTATGCAGGAGACTCATTATTGCtgaacattttgatgaaaattggggAACTGCAGACTGTAACAATATGTGTGATGTATGTTGCTCGTCCCGCACCAATGAAAAGTCTCTTAATGTGAGATTGTACTGTAAAACATTGGGAAGTATAATTGAAAATGCAGAGAAACAAGATGTGAAACTGACAGCTCAGAAACTGCTGGATGCCTGGTTCCTTAAAGGACCCGTGAACCTTAGACATAAAGGTAAAGAACCAAGTGTTTCAAGAGTACTAGGTGAAGACATCATAGCCTTTTTATTAATAGGAAACTATTTGGTGGAAGATTTTCATTACACAGCATATTCCACtataagttatataaaaaatggaCCAAACATGGATGCAGTGCAAGATGACAGCTTTGAACTTACCATGCCAATAAGGAGATATACATCTTTTGATCTACAAACCCCACCCCCTGATAATTATCAACCCATCGTTGCTCTTGAGCAAGTTGACAAAAGCAAAGCAAAAAAACGAAAGCTTGATGACAAAAGtaagtcttaa